One window of Patescibacteria group bacterium genomic DNA carries:
- a CDS encoding radical SAM protein, with the protein MKVALVQCPGWGRDCPPYTLALFAAYLRQNEHRVFSYDINNALYCSGPDKYRRMWDDKDLYSFWSNKSLITEFIRDNERMVEFQVKHILDSGAKIIGFSVQFSSLLVSLEVARRIKAKSRDRIIVFGGPDCCRHLRGSEIIKEDCVDVVALGEGDTTLLELVNMVELDGKVENCPGALLKKEGKIFDCGDGIAVRDLDLIPFPDYSDFRKDIMAGHYRQPERLEIFDSRGCITRCHFCSEWQFWQNYRSMSGERIFEEVAYQIRRFPGTEYFYFIGSLLNGNIKSLNRFCDLVIQNSLVVRWAGQAVIRPEMSAELLGKMRKAGCEWLGYGIESGSQRVVDSMNKHFFIADAERVLRDTHQAGIGTQVNFMFGIPTETLEDFKETLEFLKRNRENIDSVLASQSFCVLDKGTYLYNHAEEFGIRNPDHHLYWETDGNDYPERFRRYEEFCSLALSLGLPETSGVLRLKPDKWALLGDYYLFKKDYPMAKECFLKSMERESSNNTVSAKLELCVKDPEGAPGAAQRAELQIYPAEVAGELSGMQQKIRDALSRFGLAGKLRNFLAMEKEKQERREELESHPYWLTIDPANFCTLRCPFCPTGQNRGSREKTKLSFDSFEKIIDELGPYLIHIDFCNWGEPLLNKDIYKMIRCAKGYGIDTKIDSNLNVFSEEDAEDIVSSGLDKIIVSIDGATQGSYSKYRIGGDFNVALNNLRLLIEKKRELRKANPYICWQFLVFRHNEHETEKAKSIGRDLGVDDVSITKAFIGNKDWIPLNEHYSHYKNSEIGDDQYTSGYFKSANEEFCNWPWEAIVINSNGSVSPCCSVEDEKYDFANILKQPFKELWNNEKYIRARRFIGKRGGCGRDNANICHGCRHSGLINIDILSCHSLFNRDDNK; encoded by the coding sequence AACATATTTTAGACAGCGGCGCCAAAATCATCGGTTTTAGCGTTCAGTTTAGTTCTCTGCTTGTCAGTTTAGAGGTAGCTCGCAGGATTAAGGCTAAATCCAGGGATAGAATTATTGTTTTTGGAGGTCCGGACTGCTGCCGCCATTTACGGGGCTCAGAGATAATAAAAGAGGATTGCGTAGATGTCGTAGCGCTTGGCGAAGGAGACACAACATTATTAGAGTTAGTGAATATGGTAGAACTGGACGGCAAGGTAGAAAATTGCCCGGGCGCCTTACTTAAAAAAGAAGGGAAGATTTTTGATTGCGGCGACGGGATTGCAGTGAGAGATCTTGATCTTATCCCCTTTCCAGATTATAGCGATTTCAGAAAAGATATTATGGCCGGTCATTATCGTCAGCCCGAACGCCTAGAGATATTTGACAGCCGGGGATGCATTACTCGTTGCCATTTCTGCAGCGAATGGCAGTTTTGGCAAAATTATCGTTCCATGAGCGGAGAGAGAATATTCGAAGAGGTTGCTTATCAGATAAGGCGTTTTCCCGGAACGGAATATTTTTATTTTATCGGTTCACTCTTAAACGGGAATATAAAATCATTAAACAGGTTTTGTGATTTGGTAATACAGAATAGTCTGGTGGTAAGATGGGCCGGTCAGGCGGTAATAAGGCCAGAGATGAGCGCGGAACTTTTAGGAAAAATGAGAAAGGCCGGTTGCGAATGGTTGGGATATGGCATTGAAAGCGGCTCGCAGAGAGTAGTGGACAGCATGAATAAGCACTTCTTTATTGCGGATGCCGAAAGGGTATTAAGGGATACCCATCAGGCAGGGATTGGCACCCAGGTTAATTTTATGTTCGGCATTCCCACTGAGACATTGGAAGATTTTAAGGAAACACTGGAATTCCTTAAAAGAAACAGGGAGAACATTGATTCGGTTCTAGCAAGCCAATCGTTCTGCGTTTTAGACAAAGGCACATACCTTTACAACCATGCCGAGGAATTCGGCATCAGGAATCCCGATCATCATCTGTATTGGGAGACAGACGGCAACGATTATCCGGAGAGATTCAGAAGGTATGAGGAATTTTGTAGTCTAGCCCTGTCTTTGGGGCTTCCGGAGACATCGGGCGTACTAAGGTTGAAACCCGACAAATGGGCGCTCTTGGGGGATTATTACCTTTTCAAGAAAGACTATCCCATGGCCAAAGAGTGCTTTCTTAAATCTATGGAAAGAGAATCCAGCAACAATACGGTCTCTGCGAAATTAGAGCTATGCGTCAAAGATCCGGAGGGAGCTCCTGGCGCTGCCCAGCGGGCTGAACTGCAGATCTACCCGGCAGAAGTTGCCGGAGAGCTTAGCGGGATGCAACAGAAAATCAGGGATGCGCTTAGTCGCTTTGGCCTGGCGGGGAAATTACGCAACTTCCTTGCAATGGAAAAAGAGAAACAGGAGCGCAGGGAAGAATTGGAATCCCATCCTTACTGGTTGACCATTGATCCCGCAAATTTTTGCACCCTTAGGTGCCCTTTTTGCCCTACCGGACAGAATCGCGGCTCTAGGGAAAAAACCAAGCTTTCCTTCGATAGTTTTGAAAAGATAATAGATGAGCTAGGCCCGTATTTAATCCATATAGATTTCTGCAACTGGGGGGAGCCCCTTTTGAATAAAGACATCTATAAGATGATAAGATGCGCCAAGGGGTATGGTATCGACACAAAGATAGACTCAAACCTTAACGTTTTCAGCGAAGAGGACGCCGAGGACATCGTATCATCGGGGCTGGATAAGATAATCGTCTCGATTGACGGGGCAACTCAGGGGTCATATTCGAAATACAGGATAGGAGGGGATTTTAACGTCGCGTTAAATAACCTCAGGTTATTGATTGAGAAAAAAAGAGAGCTCCGCAAAGCAAATCCGTATATCTGCTGGCAGTTTCTTGTCTTCAGGCACAATGAGCACGAGACCGAAAAAGCGAAATCCATAGGCAGGGACCTGGGGGTTGACGACGTATCGATCACCAAGGCGTTTATCGGTAATAAAGATTGGATACCACTTAATGAGCACTACAGTCATTACAAAAATAGCGAGATTGGCGATGACCAGTATACCTCCGGCTATTTCAAGTCTGCCAACGAAGAATTCTGTAATTGGCCGTGGGAAGCAATAGTAATAAATTCCAACGGATCCGTTTCGCCATGCTGTTCTGTTGAAGACGAAAAATACGATTTCGCAAACATACTGAAGCAGCCGTTTAAAGAACTCTGGAATAACGAAAAGTATATCAGGGCAAGAAGGTTTATCGGCAAGAGAGGCGGATGCGGTAGAGATAACGCAAATATATGCCACGGATGCAGGCACTCAGGACTAATCAATATAGATATACTTTCTTGCCACTCGTTATTTAATCGCGATGATAATAAATAA
- a CDS encoding radical SAM protein, which translates to MKIALIQCPVWGTYDPPLALAQLSACLKKDGHEICALDLNIELYLSRQENYKNTWAWEQSLFWYNQECVSKFLADNKDTINKYVEQIVDGGYGVVCFSVTAASKLSSLELARSIKKRNKGIIIIFGGTLFFDRNFIKVILSDASVDIVACGEGEVTLSELARLIENKEHLDACRGIAFKNKGIRVNPERPLIGDLDDLPFLDFSQLPLSNYDDKGHVAFLSSRGCWQQCVFCSSRTFWAGYRRMSAKRIFDEIHFHYKNNDEVRHIDFLDLMFNGDIEELNSFCDLMIGSELKGRICWAANAIIRPEMTPALLNKMKAAGCKHLIYGIESGSQKVLNLMKKRYRIEDADIVIKATHEAGIVVTANFMFGFPGESEEDFGQTLGFLKRNARYLDRAYPSRTFCALEEDSYLHAHLEEFGIKPNPPNHLYWESLDSQNTYPERLRRCEEFCNLASSLGIEVASGVQTSVELDRWFNLLHYYEQKKDIKNMLQCCLNYYKSEPDNEFVVGKIEKYFYGLQEEEREKILGARLFSELQIVVNKIGSKCSALALVSNQQVEKIGREKSFALAIAEQRDNKQLTETEYHNNESSLNSWPRVLFIQASGPCNSSCVFCSRGDNYKMFDLEEFKKGFVENFYFLFYIAEKIVLTGSGEFLLLPEAEKILDYFDENFPHIEKMFATNGSGLLPSIAKKIVDSKSRYTIHFSLHASNHKLHKTLTRMDNFYKILGQLKYLLDIRKDKERPAVHLTFVATTLNIEDLPNFVRLASNLGVDKVVCYYNYIYVPAQKYLSCFFKQDITNSVLDEAEDLARSLKVQLELPPRFKQKEYPKLDICREPWTQVMFDIDGNVLPCDASEDFRGNLKNAKHFHEIWNGQHYRRLRESLINGTSDCFKYCFRANPAAVNDFRSHVIRRGREASEIDVYWGDNF; encoded by the coding sequence ATGAAAATCGCACTTATTCAATGCCCGGTATGGGGCACCTATGATCCGCCGCTCGCCTTAGCCCAGCTTTCCGCCTGTCTGAAGAAAGACGGACATGAGATATGCGCTCTGGATTTGAATATCGAGCTATATCTTAGCCGCCAGGAAAATTATAAGAATACCTGGGCCTGGGAACAATCTCTTTTTTGGTACAATCAGGAGTGCGTATCAAAATTTCTTGCCGATAACAAAGACACAATAAATAAATACGTAGAACAGATTGTTGACGGCGGATATGGCGTGGTTTGTTTTTCTGTAACGGCAGCTTCAAAACTGTCCAGTCTGGAATTAGCGCGGTCAATCAAGAAACGCAACAAGGGTATCATTATAATATTCGGAGGTACCCTATTTTTTGACAGGAATTTTATAAAAGTAATATTAAGCGACGCATCCGTAGATATCGTAGCATGCGGAGAAGGAGAAGTAACATTATCTGAATTGGCAAGGCTCATAGAAAATAAAGAACACTTAGATGCCTGCCGCGGGATAGCTTTTAAAAATAAAGGCATACGGGTTAACCCCGAACGGCCTTTAATCGGAGATTTGGATGATCTACCGTTTCTGGATTTTTCCCAATTGCCGCTATCCAACTATGACGATAAAGGCCACGTCGCATTTCTATCCAGTCGCGGTTGTTGGCAACAATGCGTATTCTGCAGTTCCCGGACATTCTGGGCCGGCTACCGCAGGATGAGCGCTAAGAGGATTTTTGATGAAATACACTTCCACTATAAAAATAATGACGAGGTTAGGCATATTGACTTCTTGGATTTGATGTTTAACGGAGATATAGAAGAGCTTAATTCATTCTGCGACCTGATGATTGGTTCTGAGTTAAAGGGGAGGATATGTTGGGCAGCTAATGCTATTATCAGGCCCGAGATGACCCCTGCGTTATTAAACAAGATGAAGGCGGCAGGCTGTAAGCATCTCATCTATGGCATCGAATCAGGGTCGCAGAAGGTATTGAATTTAATGAAAAAACGATACAGGATAGAAGATGCCGATATCGTAATCAAGGCTACCCATGAGGCCGGCATAGTAGTGACCGCTAATTTTATGTTTGGTTTCCCCGGAGAGAGCGAAGAAGATTTCGGGCAGACGCTTGGTTTTCTCAAGAGAAATGCCAGGTATCTGGATAGGGCTTATCCCAGCCGCACCTTTTGCGCCCTGGAGGAAGACAGTTATTTACACGCGCATTTAGAAGAATTCGGTATCAAGCCCAATCCGCCCAATCATTTATATTGGGAGTCGCTCGACAGCCAAAATACCTACCCCGAGCGACTGAGGCGATGCGAGGAATTCTGCAATCTCGCATCTTCCTTGGGGATCGAAGTAGCCAGCGGCGTACAGACATCCGTAGAGCTAGACCGCTGGTTTAATCTGCTGCATTACTACGAACAGAAAAAAGACATAAAGAACATGCTTCAGTGCTGCCTGAACTATTATAAATCAGAGCCCGATAACGAGTTCGTTGTGGGAAAAATTGAAAAATATTTTTATGGATTACAAGAAGAAGAAAGAGAAAAAATTCTCGGAGCGAGGTTATTCTCCGAATTGCAGATAGTTGTCAATAAGATAGGCTCCAAATGTTCTGCCCTCGCCTTAGTGTCAAATCAACAGGTAGAAAAGATTGGCAGAGAAAAAAGCTTTGCTTTAGCGATAGCCGAACAGCGGGACAATAAACAGCTCACCGAGACGGAATATCATAATAATGAGAGTAGCCTTAATTCCTGGCCAAGGGTTTTGTTCATTCAAGCCTCCGGACCATGCAATTCAAGTTGCGTATTTTGCTCCCGCGGCGATAATTACAAGATGTTTGACTTGGAGGAATTTAAGAAAGGTTTTGTTGAAAATTTCTACTTTTTGTTTTATATAGCGGAAAAGATTGTTTTAACGGGTTCAGGCGAATTTCTTCTTTTGCCCGAGGCAGAAAAAATATTGGATTATTTCGATGAAAATTTTCCGCATATAGAGAAGATGTTTGCGACCAACGGCTCGGGTCTCCTCCCCAGCATAGCTAAAAAAATCGTAGATAGTAAAAGCAGGTATACAATTCATTTTTCTTTACACGCTTCCAATCACAAGCTGCACAAAACCCTTACCCGGATGGATAATTTTTATAAGATATTAGGTCAATTGAAGTATTTACTTGATATCAGGAAAGACAAGGAGAGGCCAGCCGTCCACCTTACCTTTGTAGCTACAACCTTGAACATCGAGGACCTTCCTAACTTCGTCAGGTTGGCTTCCAACCTGGGAGTCGATAAGGTCGTATGTTATTATAACTATATATATGTACCTGCCCAGAAGTATCTCTCATGTTTTTTTAAACAGGATATTACCAACAGCGTGCTGGATGAAGCCGAAGATTTAGCAAGGAGTCTAAAGGTACAACTTGAGCTCCCCCCCAGGTTTAAACAGAAGGAATATCCCAAATTAGATATCTGCCGCGAGCCGTGGACGCAGGTAATGTTTGATATCGACGGTAATGTTTTGCCATGTGATGCCTCGGAAGACTTCCGAGGCAATCTCAAAAATGCCAAACATTTCCATGAGATTTGGAACGGGCAGCATTACCGCAGGTTAAGGGAGTCTTTAATTAATGGCACCAGCGATTGTTTTAAGTATTGTTTTAGGGCAAATCCGGCGGCGGTTAATGATTTTCGCTCCCATGTCATACGTAGAGGCAGGGAGGCGTCAGAAATAGATGTTTATTGGGGGGATAACTTTTAG
- a CDS encoding radical SAM protein yields the protein MVENSVPLRFTWDIHYKCNFRCPYCWFYKKWISEGRRYLLLSPDEWLKHWLKVRNRYGEADIAITGGEPFLYPNFIEIIKILSLIHRIKITTNMSGDIDTFVKQIAPSRVTLDLNFHPLFSEIGSFIEKTLLLKKAGFRAGVCYLAYPPQMGQIDIFRRRFEEAGINFALAAFWGEFEGKRYPQSYTPQELDFIRPFLGDIDRIVYHLGAETPRGKLCNAGYTYAIVQGDGYVVRCGQLADKFIGNITDEDFNLFDSPKACEAEFCPCNEYVNLI from the coding sequence GTGGTCGAAAATAGCGTTCCTTTACGGTTTACCTGGGATATCCATTATAAGTGCAATTTCCGCTGTCCTTACTGCTGGTTTTATAAAAAATGGATAAGCGAAGGCAGGCGGTATCTTCTTCTTTCCCCCGACGAATGGCTTAAGCACTGGTTAAAGGTTCGCAATCGCTATGGAGAAGCAGATATCGCTATTACCGGCGGGGAACCGTTTCTTTATCCGAATTTTATCGAGATAATAAAAATACTGTCTTTGATACACAGGATAAAGATTACCACGAATATGTCAGGTGATATCGATACCTTTGTTAAGCAGATAGCCCCCAGCAGAGTAACGTTAGACCTGAATTTCCATCCGCTCTTTTCTGAAATAGGAAGTTTTATAGAAAAGACCCTTCTTTTAAAAAAGGCGGGTTTCCGGGCCGGCGTATGTTATTTGGCCTATCCTCCTCAAATGGGGCAGATAGATATTTTTAGAAGGCGTTTTGAGGAAGCGGGGATTAACTTTGCCCTTGCCGCTTTCTGGGGTGAATTTGAAGGCAAGAGATACCCGCAGAGCTACACTCCACAGGAGTTGGATTTTATACGTCCGTTTTTAGGAGACATCGACAGGATTGTTTATCATCTGGGCGCCGAAACCCCCCGCGGAAAACTCTGCAATGCGGGGTATACCTACGCAATTGTTCAAGGGGATGGTTATGTAGTAAGATGCGGTCAGTTAGCAGATAAGTTCATAGGAAATATTACGGATGAAGATTTTAATCTCTTTGATTCGCCAAAGGCCTGCGAAGCGGAGTTTTGCCCGTGCAATGAATACGTTAATTTAATCTAA
- a CDS encoding radical SAM protein, whose protein sequence is MGKMKEISCGIYESYGSCHIRFSGGEPFVCPDFIQFLRVLSEYHTLEVSTNLSADVNNLKERLCPEGLLLSSSFHPQFIDIHEFLKKVLFLKNSGFDISVTFVAYPPFLAQLKYYRETIENNGIQFIIQLFSGAFNGLRYPESYTDEEKMLLKEQAGLSLHKDANKQIYESKMDIGRIHARICRMGQMYAKIDNNGDVFRCCASGSPKLGNIFNGGLQLLDKPQACEINPCPCWKAMIVGEEEVWLKNWEYQKHRKEGNSIEGGGNLESSLNIKETIPRESIPPHRVFFTWDIHYRCNYRCTYCNAPKPGQGGFIEARYLPIDKWLAIWGDIYERYGRCQIQLSGGEPFIYPGAMDLVIQLSKIHTLEFSTNFYWDIEPFIQNVSPDRARIGVSFHPEFADFGSFLDKALRLKRNGFEVWVNYVAYPALLKDMPGYKLEIERAGMHFSILPFTGQFEGRVFPGGYTEREMMVINEGYVAADEVNKKTIDWNMGEQKNKTKGKLCRMGQMYGKIRPNGLVHRCCGTPASELGNIIDGTFKLSEEPLACESEQCPCWRCMLVSDEGQWSTHWVIPHKR, encoded by the coding sequence ATGGGAAAAATGAAGGAGATAAGCTGCGGGATATATGAGAGCTACGGAAGTTGTCATATAAGATTTTCAGGAGGGGAGCCTTTTGTTTGCCCGGATTTTATCCAGTTTCTTCGGGTGCTTTCAGAGTATCATACCCTGGAAGTCTCGACCAATCTCTCTGCGGATGTAAATAATTTAAAGGAACGACTGTGTCCGGAGGGCCTGCTTTTATCAAGCAGTTTTCATCCGCAGTTCATTGATATCCACGAATTTCTAAAGAAGGTCCTATTTTTAAAAAATAGCGGGTTCGATATTTCGGTTACCTTTGTAGCATATCCTCCATTTTTGGCGCAACTAAAATATTATAGAGAGACCATAGAGAATAATGGAATACAATTCATCATTCAGCTTTTTAGCGGCGCATTCAACGGCCTAAGGTATCCGGAGTCATATACAGATGAGGAAAAAATGTTACTTAAAGAGCAGGCCGGCCTTTCTTTGCACAAAGATGCTAATAAGCAGATATACGAATCAAAGATGGATATCGGGAGAATCCACGCTCGCATTTGCCGCATGGGCCAGATGTATGCCAAGATCGACAATAATGGCGATGTATTCCGCTGTTGCGCATCAGGTAGCCCCAAATTGGGTAATATATTTAATGGTGGCTTGCAATTGTTGGATAAACCCCAGGCGTGCGAAATTAACCCTTGCCCGTGTTGGAAGGCTATGATAGTAGGAGAAGAAGAGGTCTGGCTTAAGAATTGGGAATATCAAAAGCATCGGAAAGAAGGTAATTCCATTGAGGGAGGTGGTAACTTGGAGTCGTCTCTTAATATCAAGGAGACCATCCCGAGAGAATCAATTCCTCCCCACCGCGTATTTTTTACTTGGGATATCCATTATAGATGCAACTACAGGTGCACATATTGTAATGCCCCAAAGCCGGGGCAGGGAGGCTTTATTGAGGCGCGATACCTGCCGATTGATAAATGGTTAGCTATTTGGGGAGATATTTATGAAAGGTACGGCAGGTGCCAGATACAGTTATCGGGAGGCGAGCCGTTTATTTATCCCGGAGCCATGGATTTAGTAATACAGCTTTCTAAAATACATACCTTGGAATTTTCAACTAACTTTTATTGGGACATCGAGCCTTTTATACAAAATGTTAGTCCGGACAGAGCGCGGATAGGCGTAAGTTTTCATCCCGAATTTGCTGATTTCGGTTCATTCTTAGACAAAGCCTTAAGGTTAAAAAGAAACGGGTTTGAAGTGTGGGTAAATTACGTAGCTTATCCCGCCTTACTAAAAGACATGCCGGGATATAAACTTGAAATAGAGAGAGCGGGGATGCATTTTTCAATTTTGCCGTTCACGGGGCAATTTGAAGGGAGGGTATTTCCCGGGGGATATACTGAGCGCGAAATGATGGTTATAAATGAGGGGTATGTGGCGGCCGACGAAGTCAATAAAAAAACAATAGATTGGAATATGGGTGAACAAAAGAACAAGACCAAAGGAAAATTATGCCGCATGGGGCAAATGTACGGAAAGATCCGTCCTAATGGATTGGTGCATAGGTGTTGCGGCACCCCGGCTAGTGAGTTGGGCAACATAATCGATGGGACGTTTAAGTTATCGGAGGAACCCCTGGCTTGTGAGTCAGAGCAGTGTCCTTGCTGGCGATGTATGCTTGTATCGGATGAAGGGCAGTGGTCAACCCATTGGGTTATACCTCATAAGCGCTAG
- a CDS encoding radical SAM protein, with amino-acid sequence MEKLNNKRITFSWDIHYACNYRCPYCWYAADGTFLKNKNKYLPFKKLIDIWTDMHRKHGSLWIDIIGGEPFIYPDFNEIIRELSKMHFIEITSNLSTDLSSSLGGINPEMVRIAGTLHPLFADLRVFIRNLLALKEHGIKTFALYLAYPPQIPLIPYYREKFAYCGIDFSVITFWGEYRGVRYPEGYSQEEINIIEPFLGERGEEKYQLRPKEVKRKICRAGQIYVNLKADGSAYRCGSHKSQSLGNLFAGNFQLLDKPMPCDSDFCPCNEWAGLLVET; translated from the coding sequence ATGGAAAAACTGAATAACAAACGGATTACATTCTCTTGGGATATACATTATGCCTGTAATTATCGTTGTCCGTATTGTTGGTATGCGGCGGACGGGACGTTTTTAAAAAATAAAAATAAATACCTACCATTTAAAAAGCTGATAGATATCTGGACCGACATGCATAGAAAACACGGTTCCTTATGGATTGATATAATCGGAGGCGAGCCGTTTATCTATCCTGATTTTAACGAGATAATCAGAGAGCTTTCCAAAATGCATTTCATAGAGATTACCTCTAATCTGTCAACTGATCTATCAAGCTCTCTAGGCGGGATAAACCCCGAAATGGTGCGCATCGCAGGGACGCTGCACCCCCTATTCGCAGACCTGCGCGTTTTTATCAGGAACTTACTGGCGCTTAAAGAGCATGGGATAAAAACCTTTGCGCTCTATTTGGCATATCCGCCTCAAATCCCTCTCATTCCGTATTACAGGGAGAAATTCGCTTATTGCGGGATAGACTTCTCGGTAATAACCTTCTGGGGGGAATATAGGGGTGTCAGGTATCCTGAAGGATACAGCCAGGAAGAAATAAATATTATCGAGCCTTTTTTGGGAGAGCGAGGGGAGGAAAAATATCAATTGCGTCCTAAAGAGGTAAAGAGAAAAATATGCCGTGCCGGGCAAATTTACGTAAATCTAAAAGCCGACGGGTCTGCGTATAGATGTGGTTCCCATAAATCCCAATCATTGGGGAACCTGTTTGCGGGTAACTTTCAGTTGCTGGATAAGCCCATGCCGTGCGATTCAGACTTTTGTCCCTGCAATGAATGGGCCGGCTTGTTAGTCGAGACGTGA
- a CDS encoding radical SAM protein — protein METDVRQFSSDKILKHLDRVNEWLEGLNPPPVTVELDMTNLCNHKCPECVVNYFRVADKSALSGVTAKSIIRQLARAKVRGLIFTGGGEPLCNPHTLSAVELAKASGLDVGFITNGALLNQKIAGALLESCTWIRVSLDAGSPRAFQSTHGMNDSEFRKVVDNIGVLTGLKRKMKNRCTVGVGFLTCDYTTTDMEKAAALSKRMGVDYLQFRPMQIHRGGKFGYHWLDVQANIKKCLRYSGNGFQVLYSKHKYDMAHDPRFGRHYRKCYGHQFATVVAADAKMYLCCHTRGYKKYCIGDLKKDSFKKIWNSKRRKTVAKRIDFKDCIPLCRDNTFNQILWNIKQNREHVNFL, from the coding sequence ATGGAAACCGATGTCCGGCAGTTTAGCTCCGATAAAATATTAAAGCATCTGGATCGCGTTAATGAATGGCTCGAGGGACTTAATCCCCCGCCGGTTACCGTTGAGCTGGACATGACAAATTTATGCAACCATAAGTGCCCCGAGTGCGTAGTTAACTATTTCAGAGTCGCCGATAAAAGCGCGCTTTCAGGCGTTACCGCTAAATCCATCATTAGACAATTAGCGAGAGCCAAGGTGAGGGGGTTGATATTCACGGGAGGCGGAGAGCCGCTTTGCAACCCCCATACCTTATCGGCCGTGGAATTGGCGAAGGCTAGCGGGTTAGACGTAGGCTTTATCACCAACGGCGCGCTCTTAAATCAAAAGATAGCAGGGGCTTTATTAGAGAGCTGCACTTGGATTAGGGTATCTCTGGATGCCGGCTCGCCGCGGGCGTTCCAGTCTACCCACGGCATGAATGATAGTGAGTTCCGTAAGGTCGTTGATAATATCGGGGTTTTGACAGGTCTCAAGAGAAAAATGAAAAACAGATGCACCGTAGGCGTCGGTTTTCTTACCTGTGATTATACGACTACCGATATGGAGAAGGCGGCGGCATTGAGTAAAAGGATGGGCGTTGATTACCTGCAGTTTAGGCCGATGCAGATCCATAGAGGTGGAAAATTTGGGTATCATTGGTTAGACGTGCAGGCCAATATAAAAAAGTGCCTAAGATATTCCGGAAATGGTTTCCAGGTGCTTTATTCCAAACACAAATATGATATGGCCCACGACCCGCGTTTCGGCAGGCATTATCGGAAATGTTACGGGCATCAATTCGCGACGGTAGTAGCTGCGGATGCCAAGATGTATCTTTGTTGCCACACCCGCGGATACAAAAAATACTGTATCGGAGACCTGAAAAAAGATTCTTTTAAGAAAATCTGGAATTCCAAGAGGAGAAAAACGGTAGCCAAAAGGATTGATTTTAAGGACTGCATTCCTTTATGCCGCGATAATACTTTTAATCAGATACTGTGGAATATAAAACAAAACAGGGAGCACGTGAATTTTCTATAG
- a CDS encoding SGNH/GDSL hydrolase family protein, with protein sequence MKRHSNPGNKFLVIKTVSGYVLKGFISAAVFLIILEAALQITGTAYLRLKYTIKNPEALKDDSLRIMFIGDSWTQGADAAPGPGYVMLVTQELNRLYPVKSIQVYNFALGSTNSSQAIHQFLDNYRNIKPDILVVLTGANNGWNTQDIITARKRIRNGIINYNELENTSFAEQSANFFKKLKIAKLYNLISYNIFYKSQEIKIPLPDNEYLLGYHKIFNATRDPEKARLYLINNYKENTTDYNDLYKATRHSFGGDIEKTLNYLKNKNMLKLNLISEKIDIKKDRTSRSLHLKILEENLTDLKDLCDQEGIIMVVENYPYNSMQFRAVNDALGRISSRINAVYVNHYGYFKDKVGYEEWDKVMTKSHVNYKGHEYMADNLVEILSAAIATQERSKKDRENMNSEK encoded by the coding sequence ATGAAACGGCATAGTAACCCAGGAAATAAATTCTTGGTTATCAAGACAGTATCGGGTTATGTATTAAAAGGGTTTATTAGCGCAGCAGTTTTTTTAATAATTTTAGAAGCGGCACTGCAGATAACCGGGACAGCATATCTAAGATTAAAATATACAATTAAAAACCCGGAAGCGCTAAAGGACGATTCTTTACGCATAATGTTTATAGGGGATTCCTGGACGCAGGGGGCTGACGCAGCCCCGGGGCCGGGATATGTAATGCTGGTGACGCAAGAATTGAACCGCCTTTACCCTGTTAAAAGCATCCAGGTATATAATTTTGCCTTAGGCAGCACGAATTCATCGCAGGCAATACATCAGTTTTTAGACAACTATCGCAATATAAAACCCGATATATTGGTGGTTTTGACAGGGGCAAATAACGGATGGAATACCCAAGATATTATAACCGCCCGCAAGCGCATTAGAAACGGGATAATTAATTATAATGAGCTGGAAAACACTAGTTTTGCCGAACAGTCCGCCAACTTTTTTAAAAAATTGAAGATCGCAAAGTTATATAACTTGATTTCGTACAATATATTTTATAAATCCCAGGAAATCAAGATTCCCCTGCCCGACAATGAATACCTTCTTGGTTACCATAAAATTTTTAATGCTACCAGGGATCCAGAAAAAGCAAGATTATATTTAATAAATAACTATAAGGAAAATACGACTGATTACAATGATCTTTATAAAGCAACGCGGCATTCCTTTGGAGGCGACATAGAAAAAACCTTAAATTATTTAAAAAATAAAAACATGCTCAAACTTAATTTGATTAGCGAGAAAATAGATATAAAGAAGGATAGAACCAGTCGGTCTCTTCATTTGAAAATCCTGGAAGAGAATCTGACGGATTTGAAAGACCTGTGCGACCAGGAAGGCATAATAATGGTTGTAGAGAATTATCCTTATAATAGTATGCAGTTTAGAGCTGTCAACGATGCCCTCGGCAGAATATCTTCAAGGATAAATGCAGTCTATGTAAATCATTACGGGTATTTCAAGGATAAAGTTGGCTATGAAGAATGGGATAAGGTTATGACTAAGTCGCACGTTAATTATAAAGGTCACGAGTATATGGCGGACAATCTGGTTGAGATATTGAGCGCTGCTATTGCTACTCAAGAGAGAAGCAAAAAAGATAGGGAGAATATGAATTCTGAAAAATGA